The following coding sequences lie in one Cronobacter universalis NCTC 9529 genomic window:
- the dgcQ gene encoding cellulose biosynthesis regulator diguanylate cyclase DgcQ, giving the protein MPDKILISRWRTKNPIRVVNFCFCAVFIFSTLLTWREGVILQDAFISSQRNQLDSIATAMDRNLQYSVDKLLFYRAGMRYAMHNLLEGPQTEAVVAGFKKHRYQREWTLPTGRDLAPEIQGVSDAFIARSTLLERDEALLDNELNATLALGHMLSIADARSERPEVRTFYVSRAGFYLTNLPFFGHGSIPELYYQQVSSRWFLDQSLRRNPGRGVRWLHGRDLSMPSGQRVTASIPLDDNDRWFGVLAMDFPISAMRDFLKNALNDDDGGGEILLFDRQLSPIATTASGSDTALHFTAQDKAILARQMELGNEGDARIDTRFIAWAKLDYFDGVLVKVTTVSQSAEGKFGKVAMVLGLLWLLFTAMLFISWRVIVGMVRNMLTMQRSLKWRAWYDTLTRLYNRGAFFERARQAAKTCDAQHEPFSVIQLDLDHFKSINDRYGHQAGDKVLTWAAGMLSRSLRAEDIAGRVGGEEFCIILPGTPAEGARQVAERIRQRINSQEILVRPDTTIRISVSVGVSEARRDGDYDFEHLQSIADHRLYLAKQRGRNLVCDEG; this is encoded by the coding sequence GTGCCTGACAAGATACTCATCAGCCGCTGGCGGACCAAAAACCCCATACGGGTCGTCAACTTCTGTTTTTGCGCCGTTTTTATCTTCTCCACGCTGCTGACATGGCGTGAGGGCGTGATCCTCCAGGACGCGTTTATCTCTTCGCAGCGTAACCAGCTCGACAGCATCGCCACGGCGATGGATCGCAACCTGCAATACAGCGTTGATAAGCTGCTGTTTTATCGCGCCGGGATGCGCTATGCCATGCACAACCTGCTGGAGGGCCCGCAAACCGAGGCCGTGGTGGCGGGCTTTAAGAAGCACCGCTATCAACGTGAATGGACGCTGCCCACGGGGCGCGATCTGGCGCCGGAGATACAGGGCGTGTCGGATGCGTTTATCGCCCGAAGTACGCTTCTTGAGCGCGACGAGGCGCTGTTAGACAACGAGCTGAACGCCACGCTGGCGCTCGGTCATATGCTGAGCATCGCCGATGCCCGTAGCGAGCGCCCGGAAGTTCGCACCTTCTATGTGTCGCGCGCCGGATTTTATCTCACCAACCTGCCGTTTTTCGGTCACGGCAGCATCCCTGAGCTCTATTACCAGCAGGTCAGCAGCCGCTGGTTTCTCGATCAATCCCTGCGCCGCAATCCGGGGCGCGGCGTGCGCTGGCTGCACGGGCGCGATCTCAGTATGCCCTCCGGCCAGCGCGTCACGGCAAGTATTCCGCTGGATGACAACGACCGCTGGTTTGGCGTGCTGGCGATGGATTTCCCCATCAGCGCGATGCGCGATTTTCTGAAAAACGCGCTTAATGACGATGACGGCGGCGGCGAGATCCTGTTGTTCGACCGCCAGCTCAGCCCGATCGCCACGACCGCTTCCGGCAGCGACACCGCGCTGCACTTTACGGCGCAGGATAAAGCGATACTGGCGCGCCAGATGGAGCTTGGCAACGAGGGCGACGCGCGCATAGATACCCGCTTTATCGCCTGGGCGAAGCTCGACTATTTCGACGGCGTGCTGGTGAAAGTCACCACCGTCTCCCAGAGCGCCGAGGGGAAATTCGGCAAGGTGGCGATGGTGCTCGGCCTGCTGTGGCTGCTCTTTACCGCCATGCTGTTTATCTCCTGGCGGGTGATCGTGGGCATGGTGCGCAACATGCTTACCATGCAGCGCTCGCTGAAGTGGCGCGCCTGGTACGATACGCTCACCCGGCTGTACAACCGCGGCGCGTTCTTCGAGCGCGCGCGTCAGGCCGCCAAAACGTGCGACGCGCAGCATGAGCCGTTCTCGGTTATTCAGCTCGATCTCGATCACTTTAAAAGTATCAATGACCGCTATGGCCATCAGGCGGGCGATAAGGTGCTGACGTGGGCGGCAGGCATGTTAAGCCGCTCGCTGCGCGCGGAGGATATCGCCGGACGCGTCGGGGGCGAGGAGTTTTGTATTATCCTGCCGGGTACGCCCGCTGAAGGCGCGCGACAGGTGGCGGAACGCATACGCCAGCGCATTAACAGCCAGGAGATTCTGGTGCGCCCGGACACCACCATTCGCATCAGCGTGTCGGTGGGCGTGAGTGAAGCGCGACGCGACGGCGATTACGATTTTGAACATCTGCAATCGATAGCCGATCACCGCCTCTATCTGGCCAAACAGCGCGGGCGCAACCTGGTGTGCGACGAAGGGTAA
- a CDS encoding YodC family protein, protein MVFLVSDEVQRKNSGQRMVVTGYSSGMVECRWYDGYGVQREAFREDELLPGERKSREERR, encoded by the coding sequence ATGGTCTTTTTAGTCAGCGATGAAGTCCAGCGCAAAAACAGCGGTCAGCGCATGGTCGTGACCGGTTATTCAAGCGGCATGGTGGAATGCCGCTGGTATGACGGTTACGGCGTGCAACGGGAAGCGTTTCGTGAAGACGAACTGCTGCCCGGCGAAAGGAAATCTCGCGAAGAGCGTCGTTGA
- a CDS encoding DUF808 family protein — protein sequence MAGSSLLTLLDDIATLLDDISMMGKLAAKKTAGVLGDDLSLNAQQVTGVRANRELPVVWAVAKGSLLNKLILVPLALIISAFAPWAITPLLMVGGAFLCFEGVEKVMHSLHARKHKETPEQKQQRLNEIAKQDPKLYERDKVKGAVRTDFILSAEIVAITLGIVAEAPLLDQVLVLGGIAILVTLGVYGIVGVIVKLDDMGYWLADKRSALARGVGKGLLVTAPWLMKALSILGTVAMFLVGGGIVVHGVAPLHHAIEHWAQGLGGAGAAIMPTVLNLVLGFIIGAIVLAVVSLIGRLRGKPAH from the coding sequence TTGGCCGGAAGTAGTTTATTAACGCTGCTGGATGATATCGCCACCTTACTGGACGATATCTCAATGATGGGAAAACTCGCGGCAAAAAAGACCGCCGGGGTGCTGGGCGACGATCTCTCGCTTAACGCTCAACAGGTGACCGGGGTGCGGGCCAACCGCGAACTGCCGGTGGTCTGGGCGGTAGCGAAAGGTTCGCTGCTCAATAAACTGATTCTGGTGCCGCTCGCGCTTATCATCAGCGCCTTCGCGCCCTGGGCGATTACCCCGCTGCTGATGGTCGGCGGCGCGTTTCTGTGCTTTGAAGGCGTGGAAAAGGTGATGCACAGTCTGCACGCGCGCAAACATAAAGAGACGCCGGAGCAGAAGCAGCAGCGTCTGAATGAGATAGCGAAGCAGGATCCGAAACTCTACGAGCGCGATAAAGTAAAAGGCGCGGTGCGCACCGACTTTATCCTTTCGGCGGAAATCGTCGCCATCACGCTTGGCATCGTGGCCGAAGCCCCGCTGTTAGACCAGGTGCTGGTGTTAGGCGGCATCGCCATTCTGGTGACGCTCGGCGTGTATGGCATCGTCGGGGTGATCGTGAAGCTTGACGACATGGGCTACTGGCTGGCGGATAAGCGCTCGGCGCTGGCGCGCGGCGTCGGCAAAGGGCTGCTGGTCACGGCGCCGTGGTTGATGAAGGCGCTCTCGATCCTCGGCACGGTGGCGATGTTTCTGGTGGGCGGCGGCATTGTGGTGCATGGCGTCGCCCCGCTGCATCACGCCATTGAACACTGGGCGCAGGGCTTAGGCGGCGCTGGCGCGGCCATCATGCCCACTGTCCTGAATCTGGTGCTCGGTTTTATCATCGGCGCCATTGTGCTCGCGGTGGTCTCGCTTATCGGACGGCTGCGCGGCAAACCGGCGCACTGA
- the yedA gene encoding drug/metabolite exporter YedA, which translates to MRFGRVLPLLGALFALYIIWGSTYFAIAIGVKSWPPFMMAGVRFLCAGVLLLTYLLATGHKLPARRQMLNAALIGVLLLAVGNGFVTVAEHQHVPSGIAAVMVATVPLFSLIFSRFFGIQTRKLEWLGVAIGLAGIVLLNSGGNLNGNPWGALLILIGSLSWAFGSVYGSRIELPKGMMAGAIEMLAAGLVLMAASLLTGERMTVMPDLSGFLAVGYLALFGSVIAINAYMYLIRNVSPAVATSYAYVNPVVAVLLGTGFGGESLSQMEWIALGVIIVAVLLVTLGKYLLPAKPVVAPCDVQK; encoded by the coding sequence ATGCGTTTCGGTCGAGTTCTACCATTGCTTGGCGCGCTGTTCGCGCTGTATATCATCTGGGGTTCCACCTATTTTGCGATTGCCATCGGCGTGAAAAGCTGGCCGCCCTTTATGATGGCGGGCGTGCGCTTTCTCTGCGCGGGCGTCCTGCTGCTGACGTATCTTCTGGCGACCGGCCACAAACTCCCGGCGCGGCGCCAGATGCTGAACGCGGCGCTGATTGGCGTTCTTCTGCTGGCCGTCGGCAACGGCTTTGTGACCGTTGCTGAACATCAGCATGTGCCGTCAGGCATCGCCGCCGTGATGGTCGCGACCGTCCCGCTCTTCTCGCTCATTTTCAGCCGTTTCTTCGGTATCCAGACCCGCAAGCTGGAGTGGCTGGGCGTGGCCATCGGCCTTGCGGGCATCGTGCTGTTAAACAGCGGCGGCAACCTCAACGGCAACCCGTGGGGCGCGCTGTTGATTCTGATTGGCTCGTTAAGCTGGGCGTTCGGCTCGGTCTACGGGTCGCGTATCGAACTGCCTAAAGGCATGATGGCGGGCGCGATTGAGATGCTGGCGGCGGGTCTGGTGCTGATGGCGGCGTCGCTGCTGACCGGCGAGCGGATGACCGTCATGCCCGACCTGTCCGGCTTCCTGGCGGTGGGCTATCTGGCGCTGTTCGGCTCGGTTATCGCCATCAACGCCTATATGTATCTTATCCGCAACGTCTCGCCTGCGGTCGCCACCAGCTACGCCTATGTGAACCCGGTCGTGGCGGTGCTGCTCGGCACCGGCTTTGGCGGCGAGAGCCTGTCGCAGATGGAGTGGATTGCGCTTGGCGTGATTATTGTGGCGGTACTGCTGGTGACGCTCGGTAAATATCTGCTGCCGGCCAAACCGGTCGTTGCGCCCTGTGACGTGCAGAAGTAA
- a CDS encoding very short patch repair endonuclease has protein sequence MADVHSKAIRSKNMRAIATRDTAIEKRLGALLTELGFTFRVQDAALAGRPDFVLDDYRCVIFTHGCFWHHHHCYLFKVPATRTDFWLDKIGKNVARDKRDAGTLLSEGWRVLLVWECALRGREKLSDEALAERLEEWICSGGAHAEIDLQGIHALDGERRAPPAG, from the coding sequence ATGGCGGACGTTCATAGCAAGGCCATTCGCAGTAAAAATATGCGCGCCATCGCCACGCGCGATACCGCCATTGAAAAGCGGCTCGGCGCGCTGCTCACGGAGCTTGGGTTTACCTTTCGCGTGCAGGACGCGGCACTCGCCGGGCGCCCCGATTTCGTGCTCGACGACTACCGCTGCGTCATCTTCACCCACGGCTGTTTCTGGCATCATCACCACTGCTATCTTTTTAAAGTGCCTGCCACCCGCACCGATTTCTGGCTCGATAAAATTGGCAAGAACGTGGCGCGCGATAAGCGCGATGCAGGGACGCTGCTAAGCGAAGGCTGGCGGGTGCTGTTAGTCTGGGAGTGCGCGTTGCGCGGTCGCGAAAAGCTCTCTGACGAGGCGCTCGCCGAACGGCTGGAGGAGTGGATTTGTAGCGGCGGGGCGCATGCCGAAATAGACCTCCAGGGCATTCACGCCCTTGACGGCGAGCGGCGAGCGCCGCCCGCCGGTTAA
- a CDS encoding DNA cytosine methyltransferase, with the protein MLENHSVTEDVLAGADLNAAPALSAHALLQKVLEIYDTKTLVAILNDAGERRWSRARLKRQQLIAGGARLGAEEYRRLLALLPTPPRHHPNYAFRFIDLFAGIGGIRSGFEAAGGQCVFTSEWNKHAVRTYKANWYCDPQLHQFNEDIRDVTLSHRPEVSDEAAAEHIRASVPQHDVLLAGFPCQPFSLAGVSKKNALGRAHGFACETQGTLFFDVVRIIAARQPAIFVLENVKNLKSHDKGNTFRIIMQTLDELGYEVADAAEMGPDDPKIIDGKHFLPQHRERIVLVGFRRDLNLHDGFTLRALPAFYPARRPAFGELLDPTVDARYVLTPTLWKYLYRYAQKHQAKGNGFGYGLVDPQNPASVARTLSARYYKDGAEILIDRGWDKALGEQDFDDTTNQQRRPRRLTPRECARLMGFEAPQGHAFRIPVSDTQAYRQFGNSVVVPAFAAVARLLAPRIAQAVRLRVEKTNGGRS; encoded by the coding sequence AACGCCGCCCCTGCGCTGAGCGCGCACGCGCTGCTGCAAAAAGTGCTGGAGATTTACGACACCAAAACCCTGGTGGCTATCTTAAATGACGCGGGCGAGAGGCGCTGGAGCCGCGCCAGGCTTAAGCGCCAGCAGCTCATCGCAGGCGGCGCGCGCCTTGGCGCCGAAGAGTATCGCCGTCTTCTTGCGCTGCTCCCCACGCCGCCGCGCCACCACCCGAATTACGCCTTTCGTTTTATCGATCTCTTCGCCGGTATCGGCGGTATCCGCAGCGGTTTTGAAGCCGCCGGCGGCCAGTGCGTGTTTACCAGCGAGTGGAACAAACACGCGGTACGCACCTATAAAGCCAACTGGTATTGCGATCCGCAACTGCACCAGTTCAATGAAGATATCCGCGACGTTACGCTAAGCCACAGGCCGGAAGTCAGCGACGAGGCCGCCGCCGAACATATTCGCGCGTCTGTTCCGCAGCATGATGTTCTGCTGGCGGGCTTTCCGTGCCAGCCGTTTTCGCTGGCGGGCGTGTCGAAGAAAAACGCGCTGGGCCGCGCGCACGGTTTTGCCTGCGAAACCCAGGGCACGCTGTTTTTCGACGTGGTACGTATTATCGCCGCGCGCCAGCCGGCGATTTTCGTGCTGGAAAACGTCAAAAACCTTAAAAGCCACGATAAAGGCAACACCTTTCGCATCATCATGCAGACGCTGGATGAGCTGGGCTATGAAGTGGCGGACGCCGCTGAAATGGGCCCGGACGATCCGAAAATCATCGACGGCAAACACTTTTTACCGCAACACCGCGAGCGCATTGTGCTGGTAGGCTTTCGCCGCGATCTGAACCTGCACGACGGCTTCACGCTGCGCGCGCTGCCTGCGTTCTACCCGGCGCGACGCCCGGCGTTTGGCGAGCTGCTCGACCCGACCGTCGACGCGCGCTACGTGCTGACGCCGACGCTGTGGAAATATCTCTACCGCTACGCCCAGAAGCATCAGGCGAAGGGCAATGGCTTCGGCTACGGCCTGGTGGACCCGCAAAACCCCGCCAGCGTGGCGCGCACCCTTTCGGCGCGCTATTACAAAGACGGCGCGGAAATCTTAATCGACCGCGGCTGGGATAAAGCGCTGGGCGAGCAGGATTTTGACGATACGACCAACCAGCAGCGCCGCCCGCGACGCCTGACGCCGCGTGAATGCGCGCGCCTGATGGGCTTCGAAGCGCCGCAGGGCCACGCGTTTCGTATTCCGGTTTCCGATACCCAGGCCTATCGCCAGTTCGGCAATTCGGTGGTGGTGCCTGCTTTTGCCGCCGTCGCGCGACTGCTTGCCCCGCGCATCGCGCAGGCGGTGCGGCTGCGTGTGGAGAAGACCAATGGCGGACGTTCATAG